The Erythrobacter aurantius genome includes a window with the following:
- a CDS encoding TonB-dependent receptor: MTRKLAAYAAGLLACSSFTAPAFAQANGQVAAPDEDDGVIIVTATRRAQDVQDIPIAVTAIAPQALENQGVDNIQEIATLAPSFTASQAQLASGSVVLRVRGVGTTSNNIGFESAVGIFIDGAYQSRPGVALSEFVDIERVEVLRGPQGTLFGRNTSAGALNITTKRADVNDFEGFVNASYGNFNEISLQGAVNVPIVQDTLAFRVTGAYRERDGFLTAVNGAGTEIGDTNDVDQYLIRAQLGWDTKGGVQGRLIFDYSKSQSSCCGAIELYQSPLVTGGAYAAVGLGLNGGNGQPSVSTNPFGQTEFEEALDNRTVSLNRVPVADIDNFGVTGEIEFPISDSADLIFIGSYRKYESFESYDSDFTALDIFDVDALNLDLETWTAELRLQGEAADGKLNYVVGGYYSDESIDQSVSFSLGQDYGENVGALLFVPTGGALGPNPLTVFTGLDPAGTSNTNRFQQSAQSYSIFGNVSYELAEGLELTLGGRYSWEEKDGGFSQTAVNNQVCPATLGALGAIPAALQPSFIVLGCFGFTAPADLPQAAVLPLVRTFQTNFSDEEFIYTARLGYEFSAPVNIYASFTHGYKAGGINLDTTAAVSGADPRFLSEEVDAYEIGVKSRLIDDAVTLNIAAFHEEFSNFQVLEFTGTAFQTFNVPVAKSTGLEIESLIRPTSELTINASATILDARYPEDCAGNQANVVTVASLCGNSLTNAADLVAIFGALWEKPINDSTEFFLSGQMRMEGDQRTSTQAIVPPSAAQIAAAGSLQAAIDAAPLIIGDVQDGKIFGNVRAGLRFADGAYSIEGFVNNITDEVVRGVTFNTTLRGSGAANSRSAFSLQPRTYGVTVRAKF; encoded by the coding sequence ATGACACGTAAGCTTGCAGCTTATGCTGCCGGCCTCCTGGCCTGCAGTTCGTTCACCGCGCCCGCCTTTGCGCAGGCCAACGGCCAGGTTGCGGCCCCGGATGAAGATGATGGCGTCATCATCGTTACGGCGACCCGGCGCGCGCAGGACGTGCAGGACATCCCTATCGCTGTGACCGCGATCGCTCCGCAGGCGCTGGAAAACCAGGGCGTCGACAACATTCAGGAAATCGCCACGCTCGCGCCAAGCTTCACTGCCAGCCAGGCGCAGCTTGCCTCGGGTTCGGTGGTGCTGCGCGTTCGTGGTGTGGGTACGACCTCGAACAATATCGGCTTTGAAAGCGCGGTCGGCATCTTCATCGACGGTGCATACCAGTCGCGCCCCGGCGTCGCGCTTAGCGAATTCGTCGACATCGAGCGTGTCGAAGTTCTGCGCGGCCCGCAGGGCACGCTGTTCGGCCGCAACACTTCGGCCGGTGCGCTCAACATCACGACCAAGCGCGCGGATGTGAACGACTTCGAAGGCTTCGTGAACGCCTCTTATGGCAACTTCAACGAAATCAGCCTGCAGGGTGCGGTCAACGTGCCGATCGTGCAGGACACCCTCGCATTCCGCGTCACCGGGGCCTATCGCGAGCGTGACGGTTTCCTGACCGCTGTGAACGGTGCCGGAACCGAAATCGGCGACACCAATGATGTCGACCAGTATCTCATCCGTGCGCAGCTCGGCTGGGATACCAAAGGTGGTGTTCAGGGCCGACTGATCTTCGATTATTCCAAGAGCCAGTCCAGCTGCTGCGGCGCGATCGAGCTTTATCAATCGCCGCTCGTAACGGGCGGCGCCTATGCTGCGGTCGGCCTCGGTCTCAATGGCGGCAACGGCCAGCCTTCGGTGTCGACCAACCCGTTCGGCCAGACCGAGTTCGAAGAGGCGCTCGACAATCGCACCGTATCGCTCAACCGCGTGCCGGTGGCCGATATCGACAACTTCGGTGTGACTGGTGAAATCGAATTCCCGATTTCCGACAGCGCCGACCTGATCTTCATCGGTTCCTATCGCAAGTATGAATCCTTCGAGAGCTACGATTCCGACTTCACCGCGCTCGACATCTTCGATGTGGACGCGCTGAACCTCGACCTCGAAACCTGGACGGCGGAACTCCGCCTTCAGGGCGAAGCTGCGGATGGCAAGCTCAACTATGTGGTGGGCGGCTATTACTCCGATGAATCGATCGATCAGTCGGTCAGCTTCTCGCTCGGTCAGGACTATGGCGAAAACGTCGGCGCGCTGCTGTTCGTGCCCACCGGCGGTGCGCTCGGCCCCAATCCGCTGACCGTATTCACCGGTCTTGACCCGGCCGGAACCAGCAACACCAACCGGTTCCAGCAAAGCGCGCAGAGCTACTCGATCTTCGGCAACGTCTCGTACGAGCTGGCCGAAGGCCTCGAACTGACGCTCGGCGGCCGCTATTCGTGGGAAGAAAAGGATGGCGGTTTCTCGCAGACTGCCGTCAACAATCAGGTCTGCCCGGCAACGCTGGGTGCACTGGGTGCCATCCCCGCCGCGCTGCAACCGAGCTTCATCGTTCTGGGCTGCTTCGGCTTCACCGCTCCGGCTGACCTGCCGCAAGCGGCTGTCCTGCCGCTGGTTCGCACTTTCCAGACCAATTTCAGCGATGAAGAGTTCATCTACACCGCCCGGCTCGGCTATGAATTCTCCGCGCCGGTCAACATTTATGCGAGCTTCACGCATGGCTACAAGGCGGGTGGTATCAACCTCGACACCACCGCTGCGGTGTCAGGCGCCGATCCGCGCTTCCTGTCGGAAGAGGTCGATGCCTATGAAATCGGCGTCAAGAGCCGTCTGATCGACGATGCGGTGACGCTGAATATCGCGGCCTTTCATGAAGAGTTCTCGAACTTCCAGGTGCTCGAATTCACTGGCACCGCGTTCCAGACCTTCAACGTGCCTGTCGCGAAATCGACCGGTCTGGAAATCGAAAGCCTCATCCGTCCGACCAGCGAACTGACGATCAACGCTTCGGCCACGATCCTGGATGCGCGCTATCCGGAGGATTGCGCCGGGAACCAGGCCAACGTCGTGACCGTGGCATCGCTTTGCGGCAACTCGCTGACCAACGCCGCCGATCTCGTCGCGATCTTCGGGGCGCTGTGGGAAAAGCCGATCAACGACTCCACCGAATTCTTCCTTTCGGGACAGATGCGGATGGAAGGCGATCAGCGCACCTCGACGCAGGCAATCGTACCGCCAAGCGCGGCGCAGATCGCTGCAGCCGGTAGCCTGCAGGCGGCCATCGATGCGGCACCGCTGATCATCGGTGACGTCCAGGACGGCAAGATCTTCGGCAACGTGCGTGCCGGTCTGCGGTTTGCAGACGGTGCCTACTCGATCGAAGGTTTCGTCAACAACATCACCGACGAAGTGGTGCGCGGCGTCACCTTCAACACCACGCTGCGCGGCAGCGGCGCGGCGAACTCGCGTTCGGCCTTCTCGCTGCAACCCCGCACTTACGGTGTGACGGTACGCGCCAAGTTCTAA
- a CDS encoding acyl-CoA dehydrogenase family protein, with translation MPVIDVPQPEFMQDEEIAIFADAVGKFYQQHAPEKRVQKWRDEGQVERDFWREAGAAGLLGVSVPTEYGGHGGDFRHDIVVIDQQAKHGVDGFAASLHNTIILPYLVRHGTEEQKQKYLPKLVTGELVSAIAMTEPGVGSDLQSITTTALKDGNGYRINGAKTYISNGQTADFIVVVAKTDPNERAKGISLMLLETEGAEGFQRGKKLDKIGLDAADTSELFFDNVFVPAENILGGVEGKGFYQLMGELAQERLVIAMGAATGIEKALDTTIEYVKSRKAFGQTIWDFQNTQFVLADLKARGTAARIFVNDCIAKLLKGELDVATAAMAKYWVTELQSEVVDKCLQLHGGAGYINEYPIAKMYRDARITRIFGGSNEVMKMLIARSM, from the coding sequence ATGCCCGTCATCGACGTGCCCCAGCCCGAATTCATGCAGGACGAAGAAATTGCGATCTTCGCCGATGCAGTGGGCAAATTCTATCAGCAGCATGCCCCGGAAAAGCGCGTCCAGAAATGGCGCGACGAAGGCCAGGTTGAGCGCGATTTCTGGCGCGAGGCCGGTGCGGCTGGCCTGCTGGGCGTTTCGGTTCCGACCGAATATGGCGGCCATGGTGGCGACTTCCGGCACGATATCGTCGTGATCGATCAGCAGGCCAAGCATGGCGTCGACGGCTTTGCCGCTAGCCTGCACAACACCATCATCCTGCCCTATCTGGTTCGTCACGGCACCGAAGAGCAGAAGCAGAAGTATCTGCCCAAGCTCGTCACCGGCGAACTCGTCAGCGCAATTGCGATGACCGAGCCGGGCGTGGGCAGCGACCTCCAGTCGATCACCACCACCGCTCTGAAGGACGGCAACGGCTACCGCATCAACGGCGCCAAGACCTATATCTCCAACGGCCAGACCGCCGATTTCATCGTCGTCGTTGCCAAGACCGACCCGAACGAGCGCGCCAAGGGCATTTCGCTGATGCTGCTCGAAACCGAGGGAGCCGAAGGGTTCCAGCGCGGCAAGAAGCTCGACAAGATCGGGCTCGACGCGGCGGACACTTCGGAACTGTTCTTCGACAATGTCTTTGTCCCGGCGGAGAACATTCTGGGCGGAGTCGAAGGCAAGGGCTTCTATCAGTTGATGGGCGAGCTTGCGCAGGAACGCCTCGTGATCGCGATGGGTGCGGCCACGGGAATCGAGAAGGCGCTCGATACCACGATCGAATATGTCAAATCGCGCAAGGCGTTCGGCCAGACGATCTGGGATTTCCAGAACACGCAATTCGTGCTCGCCGACCTGAAAGCGCGCGGCACGGCAGCCCGCATCTTCGTGAACGATTGCATTGCCAAGCTGCTCAAGGGCGAGCTGGACGTGGCGACTGCGGCCATGGCGAAATACTGGGTCACGGAGCTTCAGAGCGAAGTCGTCGACAAGTGCCTGCAGCTGCACGGCGGCGCGGGCTACATCAACGAATACCCGATCGCCAAGATGTACCGCGATGCGCGCATCACCCGCATCTTTGGTGGATCGAACGAAGTCATGAAGATGCTGATCGCCAGGTCTATGTGA
- a CDS encoding crotonase/enoyl-CoA hydratase family protein yields MSDTPEVLTEVDNGVLIVTINRPEAKNAMTKAAAEGIAAAMERLDSEDDLRVGILTGAGGTFCSGMDLKGFLRGESPTVEGRGFGGVVQAPPAKPLIAAVEGYALAGGLELMIACDLVVANAGAKFGIPEAKRGLVAAAGGVMMLPDQIPERIAMELALTGDFIDAKRAYELGLINTVTEGSALDGAKELAARIAANGPLAVRVSKQVMKESRGWAMEDRYKKQAQLIAPVFVSEDAREGAAAFAEKRAPNWKGK; encoded by the coding sequence TTGTCCGATACACCAGAAGTCCTGACCGAAGTCGACAACGGCGTGCTGATCGTCACGATCAATCGCCCCGAAGCCAAGAACGCCATGACCAAGGCGGCGGCAGAGGGAATCGCGGCGGCGATGGAACGGCTCGACAGCGAAGACGATCTGCGCGTCGGCATCCTGACGGGTGCGGGCGGCACATTCTGTTCGGGCATGGACCTCAAGGGCTTCCTGCGCGGCGAAAGCCCCACCGTCGAAGGGCGCGGCTTTGGCGGCGTGGTGCAGGCACCCCCGGCCAAGCCGCTGATCGCGGCAGTTGAAGGATATGCTCTGGCCGGTGGGCTTGAACTGATGATCGCCTGCGATCTGGTGGTGGCCAATGCTGGCGCGAAATTCGGCATCCCCGAAGCCAAGCGCGGCCTCGTCGCTGCAGCAGGCGGGGTGATGATGCTGCCTGACCAGATCCCCGAGCGGATCGCGATGGAACTGGCGCTGACGGGTGATTTCATCGATGCCAAGCGCGCCTACGAACTGGGCCTGATCAACACCGTTACCGAAGGTTCGGCGCTGGACGGGGCAAAGGAACTGGCCGCGCGCATCGCCGCCAACGGCCCGCTTGCCGTGCGCGTTTCGAAGCAGGTGATGAAGGAATCGCGCGGCTGGGCAATGGAAGACCGCTACAAGAAGCAGGCGCAGCTTATCGCGCCGGTGTTCGTATCGGAAGACGCGCGCGAAGGCGCAGCCGCCTTCGCCGAAAAGCGCGCGCCCAACTGGAAGGGCAAGTAA
- a CDS encoding acetyl-CoA C-acetyltransferase: MAEAYIIDAVRTPRGIGKQGKGALAAEHPQHLAATVLRAIAERNKLDTSTVDDVIWSVSTQDGMQAGDMGRMAALDAGYDITSSGTTLDRFCGGGITSVNLAAAQIMSGMEDCIVAGGTEMMSLTAAMAKEKMQAGLKPPMMGSYNERLQKVHPQSHQGICGDAIATIEGFTREELDEVGYRSQQRAAEAIGEGRFAKSVVPVVADDGTVILDHDEYPRPQTTMEDLAKLEPAFTKIADVPLDAKGTTFRGLINQKYPDVEIQHFHHAGNSSGVVDGAAAVLVCSKAYAQKHGLKPRARIVQTANMGDDPTLMLNAPVPAAKKVLEKTGMTLDDIDLFEINEAFAVVAAKFVRDLGLSWDKVNVNGGSIALGHPIGATGSILIGTIIDELERRDLKTGLVTMCAAGGMAPAIIVERVDDFVD; encoded by the coding sequence ATGGCTGAGGCATATATCATCGACGCAGTCCGCACCCCGCGCGGTATCGGCAAGCAGGGCAAGGGCGCGCTGGCGGCGGAGCATCCGCAGCATCTGGCGGCGACCGTCCTTCGGGCGATTGCCGAGCGCAACAAGCTCGACACCTCCACCGTCGACGACGTGATCTGGTCGGTTTCCACACAGGACGGGATGCAGGCGGGCGACATGGGCCGCATGGCCGCGCTTGATGCAGGCTATGACATCACATCTTCGGGCACCACGCTCGATCGCTTCTGCGGTGGCGGGATCACTTCGGTGAACCTTGCAGCGGCACAGATCATGAGCGGCATGGAAGATTGTATCGTCGCCGGCGGCACCGAGATGATGAGCCTTACCGCAGCGATGGCGAAGGAGAAGATGCAGGCTGGTCTCAAGCCGCCGATGATGGGCAGCTACAACGAGCGGCTGCAAAAAGTGCACCCGCAATCGCATCAGGGCATTTGCGGCGACGCCATCGCCACGATCGAAGGCTTCACCCGCGAGGAGCTGGACGAGGTTGGTTATCGCTCGCAGCAGCGCGCCGCCGAAGCCATCGGCGAAGGCCGCTTTGCCAAATCGGTTGTTCCGGTGGTGGCGGATGACGGCACCGTGATCCTTGATCATGACGAATATCCGCGTCCGCAAACTACGATGGAGGACCTCGCCAAGCTGGAGCCGGCCTTCACCAAGATCGCCGACGTGCCGCTGGACGCCAAGGGTACGACTTTCCGCGGGCTGATCAATCAGAAGTATCCCGATGTCGAAATCCAGCATTTCCACCATGCCGGGAACAGCTCGGGCGTGGTTGATGGCGCGGCTGCGGTGCTGGTGTGCAGCAAGGCCTATGCCCAGAAGCACGGGCTGAAGCCGCGTGCGCGAATCGTGCAGACCGCCAACATGGGCGATGATCCGACATTGATGTTGAACGCTCCGGTTCCTGCCGCGAAGAAGGTGCTGGAAAAGACCGGAATGACGCTCGACGATATCGACCTGTTCGAAATCAACGAGGCATTTGCTGTGGTCGCCGCCAAGTTCGTGCGCGATCTCGGCCTCAGCTGGGACAAGGTCAACGTCAACGGCGGTTCGATTGCCCTTGGTCACCCGATCGGCGCGACGGGTTCGATCCTGATCGGCACCATCATCGACGAATTGGAGCGCCGCGATCTCAAGACCGGCCTTGTCACCATGTGTGCAGCGGGCGGCATGGCTCCGGCGATCATCGTCGAACGCGTGGACGATTTCGTCGACTGA